The sequence CGTCACCCGGCCTTCGCCCCACTTCTCGAGGAAGACGCGCTCGCGCGCGGGGACGGCGATGACGTTCTCGATCGGCGTCGCGGCGATCGCGGCCGTGACCTCGTCCGCCCAGCCGGCGTAGAGCGCCAGCAGGTCTTCGCGGGTGCCCCGCCAGTCGCGGGCTTCGGCCACCGGCAGGTTCTTGGTGCCCCACCAGTAGCAGTCGCCGCCGCCGATGTCGAGCAGCCCGAAGCGCTGGCCGCTCCCCCAGTAGTGCGCCACGGCGCCCTTCGGCAGCGCCGGGTGGGCGAACGGCGTGATGGCCAGCCAGCAGACGTACCCGGGCTCCAGCACCGGCTCGTCCGCACCCGCGAACTGGCGCCGCACCACCGAGTTGAAGCCGTCCGCGCCCACGACGACGTCGCCCCGGGCCGTGCTGCCGTCCTCGAACTCGACCGTGGCACCGTAGACCCCGGACTCGACGCGGACCGCCCGCTTGCCCAGGAAGACCGGGACGTCACCGGCGGCTTCGCGCAGGGCCTCGTGCAGGGCGTTGCGGCCGATGCACACGCTCGGCGCGCCCAGCTCGCGGCCGAGCTCGGGCATCGGCAGCCGGACGATCGGGCCGCCCTGGGCGTCCTTGATGTCGAAGGCGGTGACGACTTCGCCGCGGCGCGCCAGGTCGAGGTCGATGCCGAGGGAGGCCAGCGCGGTGATCGCGTTGGTGATCATGCCGAGACCGGAACCTTCGGCACGCAGCGACGTGGCCCGTTCGTGCACTTCGGCCTCGATACCGCATTGCTTCAGCGCGGCCGCGAGGGCGAGGCCGCCGATGCCGGCCCCGAGCACGATGACCTTCAGGTGTTCAGCTGGCATGGGACTGCGCCTCCTGGCCGTGGATCAGTTCGCTGACGACGCGGGCGAGCCGCGCGACCCGGGGTTCTTCCATGATCGTCAGGTGGTCGCCCGGGGTGGTGACGATTTCGACGGTGCCGCCGGTGAGCGCGCCCCAGCCGTTGTCGGGCAGGTGGTGCAGGCTGCCCGCCGCGCCGTGCATGGCTTCCAGCACCTTGGGCAGCGGCTCTTCCGCGCGGACGAGGACGATGTCCTGCCCGGTCTCCGGCGGCCGGTAGGCGAGCGTGGCCTCCCAGTTGGCGCGGTAGAGCCGGAACAGCCGCCGGATCACCGCGGGCGAGCTGCCCGCCGGCAGCACGCCCAGTTCGGCGGCGCGCCGCGCGATGTGCTCGAACCGGTCGTCGACCGACACGACGTGCTCCGGCAGCCCTTCCAGCGGCGAGGCACCGCCGCGCTCGATCCAGAGCAGCTCCCAGAAGAACCAGCCGAGCAGCGCCTCGTCGGTGTAGCTCTCCCGCAGCAGCGGGTTCACCGCCACCGTGTCGAGCAGGATCGGCCGGTCCACCGCTTCTCCGGCCGCCCCCAGGCGCCGGGCCAGCTCGAACGCGACGAACCCGCCGAAGGACCACCCGGCGATCGTGTAGGGACCGCGGGGCTGCACCGTGCGGATCTCCGCCAGGTAGCTGCCGACCAGATCCTCCACAGTGGACAACGGGGTGCTGCCCGGCTCCGCGCCGGCCGCCTGCAGGGCGTAGACCGGCAGGTCGTCGGGCAGGTGCTTGACGAGCGGGACGTAGCAGAGCACGTTGCCGCCCATCGGGTGCACGATGAACAGCGGACGGCGGGTGCCGCGCGGGCGCAGCGGGACGAGTGCCGAGAACACCTGCTTCGCCTCCCCCAGCCGGCGGGCGAGCGCCGCCACCGTGGGCGCGCCGAGCAGGGCCGACGGCGCCAGCTCAGTACCGAACCGCTGCTCCAGGGTCACCACCACCCGCATGGCGACGAGCGACGTCATGCCCAAGTCGAACACGTTGGCGTGCACGCCGATCGCGGGCAGCCCGAGCAGGTCGGCGACCAGCTCGGCGAGCACCCGTTCGCGTTCGTCGCGCGGCGGGGTGGTGTCGTGGGTGCCGCCCACTTCCAGCGGCAGCGCGCGCAGGGCCGCGTCGTCGCGTTTCCCGCTCGGCGTGCGCGGCAGGTCCGGCAGCCACTGGAAGTGCGTCGGCACCAGGTGCTCCGGCAGGGTCTCCCGCAACGCCGCGCGCAGCCCGCCCGCGTCGGCGGGTGCCCCGGTCAGGAAGGCGACCAGCTCGTTGTCCCCGCCCGGCTGCCGGGGCCGGACGACGACGGCGACCTCGCCGAGCCCTCGGCCGAGTTCGCCGAGGGCGAGTTCCGCTTCCGCCGGCTCGACGCGGAAGCCGCGCACCTTGGCCTGGTCGTCGGACCGGCCGGTGCAGACGATCGAGCCGTCGGGCAGCGCGTAGCCGAGGTCGCCCGTGCGGTAGAGCCGGCCGGATCCGGTGTCCCGGAAGCGTTCCGCGGTGAGGTCGTCGCGGCCGAGGTAGCCGTGCGCGAGGCAGGTGCCGGCCGCGTACAGCTCGCCCGTGACGCCGGGCGGGAGCAGGCGGAGGTCCGCGTCGAGGACGTGCAGCGCGGCACCGTCGATCGGCGTGCCGATGGGCGGCAGGTCCGGGAAGCGCTCCGGCGGGCCGGTGAGCGCGTGGTGGGTGACGACGTGGGTTTCGGTGGGCCCGTACTGGTTTTCCAGCAGCACCCCCGGCACCGCGGCGCACAGCCGCCGGATCTCGTCGGTGATCCGGAGCTGCTCCCCCGACGAGATGACGACCCGGAGATCCCCGGGGTACGAACCCGAGGCGACCGCGGCGGAGGCGAGCTGCTGGAGCGCGACGTACGGCAGGAACACCCGCTCCACGCGGTGGGCCCGCATCAGCCGCAGCACCGCCGCCGGGTCGCCCCGGTCCAGGACCAGGCACAGCGTCCCGCCGAAGCACAGCGTCGCGAAGATCTCCTGGAACGACACGTCGAAGCTGAGCGGCGCGTACTGGAGGGTGACGGCGGCGCGGCCGCTGGCCGTCCGGTGCTGCCAGGCCACCAGGTTGGCCAGAGCCCGGTGCGGCATGGCGACGCCCTTGGGCAGCCCGGTCGAGCCGGAGGTGAACAGCACGTACGCGGTGGTTTCCGGGGTGACGGCGCCGCTCGGCGGCTCGCCCGCCGGGCGCAGGAGGTCTTCCGCGGCCACGGTCCGCCGCGCGGGCAGCGCCGGGTGGGACCCGACGACCAGGTCCGGGTCCGCGTGCTCGACGAGGTGCGCGAGCCGCCGCGGCGGGTAGCCGGTGTCGAGCGGCAGCACCGCCGCGCCCGCCTTGAGCACGCCGAGCAGGACCGCGATCGTCTCCGGGTCCCGCCCGGCCGCGACTCCCACGATCGCCCCGGGTCGCACGCCGCGGCGCCGCAGGTTCGCCGCGACCGCGCCGGCCGCCGCCGCCAGCCTGCCGTACGTCCACTGCCGCTCGCCGGTCAGCGCGAGCGCGGCCGGGTGGTCCGCGGCGCACCGGTCGAACCGCGCGACGACGTCGGCGTGGTGCGCCACCGGGACGACCTCGGGCGGCGGCGCGGTCAGGAAGCCCACGCCGGCGGGGTCGTCCGGCCGGTCGAGCAGTTCGCGCAGGACGCGCACGTAGTGCTCGCCGTACAGGCGGAGCTGGGCGGCGGTGATCGTGGTGCCATTGCCGTCCACGCGCAGCCACAGGTGGTCGTCGGCCGGGTCGGTGACCACGTTGACGAGCAGTTCGAAGCTGGTCTGTTCGTAGGTGTCGAACGCCAGCAGGTCCACACCGGGGATCCGGACCGCTTCGCCGAGCTGCCGGAAGTGGACGTAGTTGAACGCCGTCACCGCGGGCGGGCGGCCCAGCCGGTCCTGGATCGCGCTGAGCGGGTAGCGGCGGTGCGCGTAGGCCGCCTGCTCGGCGAGGAACGCTTCGCGGACGACGCCGGACCAGCTGCGACCGCCGGCGGACACCCGCAGCGGCAGGGTGTTGAGGAAGAGCCCGGCGACGCCGTCGTGGGTGCGGCCGTGCGTGACGACGCCGGTCGTGACATCGGGGTTGCCGGAAAACAGGCCCAGCGTCAGGCAGTGCGCGGCGACGAGGACGGACTTCACCGAAAGGGCGCGTTCGCGCGCGAACTCCCGGACCCACGTGCCGAGCTCGGGCGCCAGGTCGGTGCGGTGCGAGGTAGCCCGGTCGCCGCGCGGTTCGTGCGGGCCGAACCCGCCGATCGAGGAGGCTTCGCTCCCGTCGAGGGTGCCGAGCCAGAAGTCCGCGCTCTCCGCCGAAGCCAGCGCGTGCCGTTCTTCGCGCAGGTACGCCGCCGCCGAGGGCAGCGGCAGGTCCGGGACCGGCTCGGCGCGCAGGCCCAGGCCGTGCGCATAGCCGCGCAGCAGCTCGCTCACCAGGGTGGCGACGCTGCCGCCGTCGAGCAGGGCGTGGTGGAAGCTGAGCACCAGGTCCAGGCCGTCGTCGCGGACGTGCGCCCGAAACAGGTACAACGGCGGGCTCCCGAAGTCGTAGTCGTGGTGGCGGCGCCGCTCGATGTGGGCCAGCACCTCGGCTTCGGCCGCCTGGCGGTCGACGTCCCGGAGATCGACGACCTCCAGCGCCCCGGGCACGGCGTGGTGCACGATCTGCACCGGCTCCGCGTACTCGCCGGGGTGGAAGCTCGTCCGCAGCGCGGGGTGGCGCCGGGCGAGGCGGGCGACCGCTTTCCGGAACTCCGGCTCGTCCCACGGCACGCGCAGGCGGTACCGGAAGACGTCTTTGTAGACGGTCGAGCCCGCTTCCCGGCTGTGGTAGAGCAGGCCCTGCTGGAGCCGGGTCAGCGGATAGGCGTCCTCGACGTCGCCCAGGCGGACGCGGTCCACCGCGGACACCAGGCCGAGCCGCGGCGGCGCGGCTTCGTCGGCTCCGCTGCTTTCGACGTGCTCGGCCAGCCCGGCGATGGTCGGGTGGCGCACGAGATCGGCGAGGGCGAACCGCAGGCCGCGCTTCTCGGCGAGCGCGCGGATCCGCAGCATCAGCAGGGAATCGCCGCCGAGGGCGTAGTAGTCCTCGTCGGGTGACTCGGGCGTGCGGCCGAGAACTTCGCCCCAGATCCCGGCGAGCACGGCTTCCCGCGCGGTGAACGGACGAGCCTCGCCGGTGCTGCCCACCGCCGGTTCCGGCAGCGCGCGGCGGTCGGCTTTCCCGTTGGGGGTCAAGGGAATGCGCTCGAGCGGGACGAGGAACGCCGGGATCATGAACTCCGGCAGCTCGCGCGCCAGGTGCTCGCGCAGGCCGGTGCCGTCCCCGACGTAGTAGCCGACGAGGTGGGTGCCCCTGCCGGCGGTCGTCCGGTCGACCACCACCGCGCCGGTGACCCCGGGCGCGCTCAGCAGGACGCCGGCGACCTCGCCGGGTTCGACGCGGTTGCCGCGGATCTTGACCTGGTCGTCGAGCCGGCCGAGGTATTCGAGGTCGCCGCCGAGGAGCCAGCGCGCGAGGTCGCCGGTGCGGTAGAGTCGGCCTTCCCCACCGAACGGGTCCGGGACGAACCGTTCCGCGGTCAGCTCGGGCCGCCCGAGGTACCCGGCGGCGACCCCCACCCCGCCGATGCAGAGTTCGCCCGCGACACCGAGGGGTAGCAGCTCCCCGTGCGCGCCGACGACGTGGAGGCTCGTGTTGTCGATCGGGCGGCCGATCGGGACCCGCGCGATGGCGGCGTCCGCCGGGCAGTCGTAGTACGTGACGTCAACGGTCGCCTCGGTCGGGCCGTACAGGTTCACCAGTTCCGGGCCGCCACCGTCCACCCGGAACAGGTGGTTGAACCGCTCGACGCTGGCGGTGGGAAGCGCTTCCCCACTGCAGAAGACCCGGCGCAGCGGCCCGGCGTCGCGCTCGCCGGCTTCGAGGAACGACCCGAGCATCGAGGGGACGAAGTGCACGACCGTGACGCCGTGCTCGGCGACGGCGGCCCGGATCGTCCGCGGGTCCTTCTCGCCGCCGGGCGGCAGCAGCGCGACCGCAGCACCTTCGAGCGCCCACCAGAACAGCTCCCACACCGAGACGTCGAACGACGTGGGTGTCTTCTGCAGCAGGACGTCGTGCTCGCCCAGCGGGTAGCGGCGTTGCATCCACGCCAGCCGGTTCACGACCGACCGGTGGCGCACGAGGACACCCTTGGGACGCCCGCTGGAGCCGGAAGTGTAGATGACGTAAGCGATATCGGTGGCCGTCGCCCGCGCGCCGACCGGTGAGGAATCTCCCTCGCGCAGGTCCCCGACCCGCCACACCGGCGTCCCGCCGAGGGGCGGCAGCGCGGTTTCGCCGGACACCAGCACGGCCGCGGGACGGCTGTCTTCGACCAGGAACCGGACGCGTTCGGCGGGGTGCGTCGGGTCGACCGGCACGTACGCGGCGCCCGCCTTGAGGACGCCGAAGAGCGCGGGCAGCAGGTCGGGTCCGCGTTCCAGCGCGACGACGACCCGGTCGCCCGGGCCCACGCCCGCGGCGATCAGCTTGCGGCCGACCTGGTTCGCGGCGGCGTCCAGTTCCGCGTAGGTCAGGCGGAAACCCGGGCCGGTGACGGCGACCTGGTCCGGGCGCCGGGCGGCCTGCTCCTCGAAGAGCCCGCTCAGCGTGGCCTCGTCGCGGAACGGCACTTCCGCGCCCCGGCCGTACGCCTCGAGCAGCGCCCGTTCGGCGCCGGGCAGCATCGGCAGGTCCGCCACCGGCCGGTCGGCACCGTCGATCCCGTTCTCCAGCAGGCACCCGAACAGCGCCGCGACGCGCTCGGCGGGGAGTTCGTCGCCGAAGACGTCCCGCGCGCAGTCGAGCGACACCTCGACGTCGTCCTCGTCCTCGACCGCCGTGACGACGATGGCGAGCGCGTCCTGCTCGTGGCACACCGTCTCCATGACCGTGCGGTGCACCAGGTTCGTCCGCAGGCCGGGCAGCCGCACGTAGCTGAGGGTGACGTCGTAGAGCTGCCGGGGCCGGCCGGGCAGCTCGCGCAGGATGTCTTCCAGCGGCGTGCGGCCGTGGCGGCGCACGCCCCGGGTGGCCGCCTCGACGTCGGCGACCAGCGCGCGCACGGTGCTCCCGCCGGGCACCGCGACCCGCAACGGCACGGTGTTGGTGAAACTCCCGACGGTGTCGAGGAATTCGTCGTCCCGGTTGAGCAGCGGCACCCCGATGACGCCTTCCGCGGACCGGTGCACGCGCGAGAGGAAGACGCCGGTTATCGCGGCCAGGTAAGGGAAGATCGGCAGCCCGGCGGCGCGGACCCGGGCCACCCAGTCCCCCGGCAGCCGGAAGCTGTGCCGCGCGCTCCCGGGCGCGGTCCCGGATTTCGCGAAGAGCACGGGAGCGGCTCCGTCGAGGGCGGCGCGGTGGAACGCGAGATCGTCCCGGAACGCCGCGGATTCCCGGTAAGCCGCGGCCGGGGACAGGCTCCGCCGGAAGGGAACCGGCGCCCGGCGGATCCGGGTAAGCCCTTTCAGCGCGTCGTCGTAGTCTTCGACGAGCTGGTTCGCCACCACCGTGAACGAGCGCCCGTCGGCGACGAGGTGGTGCGCGACGAGCTGCGCGTGCGCGACACCCGGCGCCTCGACGAAGAGCGTCGCGCGCACCATCTGGCCGCCCGGCGGGAAAGGCCGGTGCTGCTCTTCCCGCATCGCCGCCACGGGATCCGCCACACCGGACAGGTCGGCCACCCGCACTTCCGGGCGATCGGCGGCCCGGAAGTCCTGGTAGGGCACGCCATCGACGTCGAAGAACACCGTGCGGAAGGTGTCGTGCCGGGCCAGCACCCGCGCGAACACCTTGGCCAGCAAGGGCAGGTCGAGCTCGCCTTCGAACCGCACGCGCAGCAGCAGGTTGTACTGCGCCGAGTCGTTGTCCAGCGCGACGGCCGCCCAGATACCGGTCTGGTAAGGGGAAAGGCCGTGCACGTTTTCTCCCGGGTTCGCCCGCCGGTGGTCGCGCATGGACCGAGGCTAGGTCCGGCGCGCCGGACACCTCCTCCTGTCGAATGCGATCGGACCGGGAAGGTGAACATGACACCGGCGGCGTATGAGATCGGCCCGCCGGCACATGAGCGGCGCCTGGTGTCACGCGTCGAAAGTTGGTTGACGCTCGGGCTGAGCGCCCCAATGTGGCGTTCGGTGCGTCCAGCGCACCCAATGTGGCGTTCGGTGCGTCAGACGCAACCAACGCCACATTGGGGCGCACGCCGGGACGCTTCGCTGGTCAGGAGCCGGGTGAGCACGCCGGACGACTTCTGATCCACGGCGTGACGGGGTCCCGCGCGGGACCCCGTCACGCCGTGAGGACCTCCAGCGCCGCCGCGTGCACCCCGGGCGCGGCGGCCAGGTAGCCCTCGCTCGTGAGGTCCCACGGCTTGCCGTCGAGGTCGGTCACCACCCCGCCCGCCTCCTGGACCAGCAGCACCCCGGCCGCGTGCGAGCGGACGTTTTCGAGCTGCCAGTGCAGGTCCATCCGGCCCGCCGCGACTTGGGCGAGCTGGTGACTCACCGGCACGGAGATCCGCACGTACAGCGCGGCCGCCGACATCGCGGTGAACGACCGGCCCATGCGCTCGAAGAAGGCGGCGTCGTGCCCGGGTCGCGCCTGCCCGGTCCCGGCCAGCGCACCGTCCAGCGCCGTCTTCGCGGAGACCCGCAGCGGTGCCCCGTTCCG is a genomic window of Amycolatopsis lexingtonensis containing:
- a CDS encoding FAD-dependent monooxygenase, which gives rise to MPAEHLKVIVLGAGIGGLALAAALKQCGIEAEVHERATSLRAEGSGLGMITNAITALASLGIDLDLARRGEVVTAFDIKDAQGGPIVRLPMPELGRELGAPSVCIGRNALHEALREAAGDVPVFLGKRAVRVESGVYGATVEFEDGSTARGDVVVGADGFNSVVRRQFAGADEPVLEPGYVCWLAITPFAHPALPKGAVAHYWGSGQRFGLLDIGGGDCYWWGTKNLPVAEARDWRGTREDLLALYAGWADEVTAAIAATPIENVIAVPARERVFLEKWGEGRVTLLGDAAHPMLTSLGQGAGMAVEDAVVLATTLARIGDDPVSALRRYEDQRRDRTRMVVEASRALSESEQLEDPELRRARDEQLRGTSFEELIASQRDLLTFPGVHV
- a CDS encoding amino acid adenylation domain-containing protein; amino-acid sequence: MRDHRRANPGENVHGLSPYQTGIWAAVALDNDSAQYNLLLRVRFEGELDLPLLAKVFARVLARHDTFRTVFFDVDGVPYQDFRAADRPEVRVADLSGVADPVAAMREEQHRPFPPGGQMVRATLFVEAPGVAHAQLVAHHLVADGRSFTVVANQLVEDYDDALKGLTRIRRAPVPFRRSLSPAAAYRESAAFRDDLAFHRAALDGAAPVLFAKSGTAPGSARHSFRLPGDWVARVRAAGLPIFPYLAAITGVFLSRVHRSAEGVIGVPLLNRDDEFLDTVGSFTNTVPLRVAVPGGSTVRALVADVEAATRGVRRHGRTPLEDILRELPGRPRQLYDVTLSYVRLPGLRTNLVHRTVMETVCHEQDALAIVVTAVEDEDDVEVSLDCARDVFGDELPAERVAALFGCLLENGIDGADRPVADLPMLPGAERALLEAYGRGAEVPFRDEATLSGLFEEQAARRPDQVAVTGPGFRLTYAELDAAANQVGRKLIAAGVGPGDRVVVALERGPDLLPALFGVLKAGAAYVPVDPTHPAERVRFLVEDSRPAAVLVSGETALPPLGGTPVWRVGDLREGDSSPVGARATATDIAYVIYTSGSSGRPKGVLVRHRSVVNRLAWMQRRYPLGEHDVLLQKTPTSFDVSVWELFWWALEGAAVALLPPGGEKDPRTIRAAVAEHGVTVVHFVPSMLGSFLEAGERDAGPLRRVFCSGEALPTASVERFNHLFRVDGGGPELVNLYGPTEATVDVTYYDCPADAAIARVPIGRPIDNTSLHVVGAHGELLPLGVAGELCIGGVGVAAGYLGRPELTAERFVPDPFGGEGRLYRTGDLARWLLGGDLEYLGRLDDQVKIRGNRVEPGEVAGVLLSAPGVTGAVVVDRTTAGRGTHLVGYYVGDGTGLREHLARELPEFMIPAFLVPLERIPLTPNGKADRRALPEPAVGSTGEARPFTAREAVLAGIWGEVLGRTPESPDEDYYALGGDSLLMLRIRALAEKRGLRFALADLVRHPTIAGLAEHVESSGADEAAPPRLGLVSAVDRVRLGDVEDAYPLTRLQQGLLYHSREAGSTVYKDVFRYRLRVPWDEPEFRKAVARLARRHPALRTSFHPGEYAEPVQIVHHAVPGALEVVDLRDVDRQAAEAEVLAHIERRRHHDYDFGSPPLYLFRAHVRDDGLDLVLSFHHALLDGGSVATLVSELLRGYAHGLGLRAEPVPDLPLPSAAAYLREERHALASAESADFWLGTLDGSEASSIGGFGPHEPRGDRATSHRTDLAPELGTWVREFARERALSVKSVLVAAHCLTLGLFSGNPDVTTGVVTHGRTHDGVAGLFLNTLPLRVSAGGRSWSGVVREAFLAEQAAYAHRRYPLSAIQDRLGRPPAVTAFNYVHFRQLGEAVRIPGVDLLAFDTYEQTSFELLVNVVTDPADDHLWLRVDGNGTTITAAQLRLYGEHYVRVLRELLDRPDDPAGVGFLTAPPPEVVPVAHHADVVARFDRCAADHPAALALTGERQWTYGRLAAAAGAVAANLRRRGVRPGAIVGVAAGRDPETIAVLLGVLKAGAAVLPLDTGYPPRRLAHLVEHADPDLVVGSHPALPARRTVAAEDLLRPAGEPPSGAVTPETTAYVLFTSGSTGLPKGVAMPHRALANLVAWQHRTASGRAAVTLQYAPLSFDVSFQEIFATLCFGGTLCLVLDRGDPAAVLRLMRAHRVERVFLPYVALQQLASAAVASGSYPGDLRVVISSGEQLRITDEIRRLCAAVPGVLLENQYGPTETHVVTHHALTGPPERFPDLPPIGTPIDGAALHVLDADLRLLPPGVTGELYAAGTCLAHGYLGRDDLTAERFRDTGSGRLYRTGDLGYALPDGSIVCTGRSDDQAKVRGFRVEPAEAELALGELGRGLGEVAVVVRPRQPGGDNELVAFLTGAPADAGGLRAALRETLPEHLVPTHFQWLPDLPRTPSGKRDDAALRALPLEVGGTHDTTPPRDERERVLAELVADLLGLPAIGVHANVFDLGMTSLVAMRVVVTLEQRFGTELAPSALLGAPTVAALARRLGEAKQVFSALVPLRPRGTRRPLFIVHPMGGNVLCYVPLVKHLPDDLPVYALQAAGAEPGSTPLSTVEDLVGSYLAEIRTVQPRGPYTIAGWSFGGFVAFELARRLGAAGEAVDRPILLDTVAVNPLLRESYTDEALLGWFFWELLWIERGGASPLEGLPEHVVSVDDRFEHIARRAAELGVLPAGSSPAVIRRLFRLYRANWEATLAYRPPETGQDIVLVRAEEPLPKVLEAMHGAAGSLHHLPDNGWGALTGGTVEIVTTPGDHLTIMEEPRVARLARVVSELIHGQEAQSHAS